The Parambassis ranga chromosome 19, fParRan2.1, whole genome shotgun sequence genome contains a region encoding:
- the LOC114452248 gene encoding G/T mismatch-specific thymine DNA glycosylase-like isoform X1, whose protein sequence is MEEKLNGSLPVVSPEYLQQWVNSARQFQALQAQYSNHHYPFPDDQFGEMPMAHMANPEPMMDQLEPANLAKPPAKKRGRAAQPKEPKAPKPPKVPKAPKIPKDPNAPKAKPGPKPKKATEAQGDGKQEKIDESFKKVKRKVDRFKGMSEEEVMKKTLPDLLDYNLDYVIIGINPGLMAAFIGRWFPGPGNHFWKCLFLSGFTEEQLNHMHDTTLPVKYKMGFTNMVARATPGSKDLSSKELREGGKILVEKLKKFKPLIAVFNGKCIYEMFCRELFGKKPQKLEFGLQPHKIPDCDVALYLMPSSSARCAQFPRAQDKVHFYIKLRELRDQLKGVQKSREIEEVDYSFDLTLAKEDAKRMAIKEEQYDPGYEDAYGGAYVEGGPAENQTNGHCTFSSPENTEGAPEASTSQTAEGQLPDGQWMTQSFADQIPDISGGPKDGSM, encoded by the exons GGTTAATTCTGCACGGCAGTTCCAAGCTCTTCAGGCGCAGTATTCAAACCATCACTATCCCTTCCCAGACGATCAGTTTGGAGAGATGCCCATGGCACACATGGCTAATCCAGAACCCATGATGGACCAGCTGGAACCTGCCAACCTGGCCAAAC CTCCAGCAAAAAAGAGAGGTAGAGCAGCTCAACCCAAGGAACCGAAGGCACCCAAACCTCCTAAAGTTCCTAAGGCACCAAAGATACCTAAGGACCCAAATGCACCCAAAGCAAAGCCAGGCCCTAAACCCAAGAAGGCCACTGAAGCTCAGGGAGACGGTAAACAGGAGAAGATTGATGAGAGTTTCAAGAAGGTGAAGAGGAAAGTGGATCGATTCAAGGGAATGTCAGAGGAGGAAGTTATGAAGAAAACTCTACCAGATCTGCTGGACTATAACCTGGACTATGTCATT ATTGGTATCAATCCAGGGCTGATGGCAGCTTTTATTGGACGATGGTTTCCAGGTCCTGGAAATCATTTTT GGAAATGCCTGTTTCTGTCTGGATTCACTGAGGAGCAACTCAACCACATGCATGACACCACCCTCCCTGTCAAATACAAAATGGGATTCACCAACATGGTTGCCCGGGCAACACCAGGGAGTAAAGACCTCTCAAG TAAAGAGTTGCGTGAAGGAGGCAAAATACTTGTAGAGAAACTGAAGAAATTCAAGCCACTTATTGCTGTGTTCAATGGAAAAT GCATCTATGAAATGTTCTGCAGAGAGCTGTTCGGTAAAAAACCACAAAAACTTGAATTTGGTTTGCAGCCACACAAGATACCAGACTGTGACGTG GCTCTGTATCTGATGCCTTCATCCAGCGCCCGCTGCGCTCAGTTCCCTCGTGCTCAGGACAAAGTCCACTTCTACATCAAACTGCGGGAGCTCAGAGATCAGCTGAAGGGTGTGCAGAAAAGCAGAGAGATCGAGGAGGTTGACTACTCATTTGACCTTACGTTGGCCAAGG AGGATGCCAAGAGGATGGCTATAAAGGAGGAGCAGTATGATCCTGGTTATGAAGACGCTTACGGTGGAGCATACGTAGAGGGGGGCCCGGCAGAAAACCAGACCAATGGTCACTGTACTTTTTCATCCCCTGAAAACACAG AAGGAGCACCGGAGGCGAGCACGTCACAGACCGCAGAAGGCCAGCTCCCTGACGGACAGTGGATGACTCAGTCCTTTGCAGATCAGATTCCTGACATTAGCGGTGGACCAAAAGATGGCAGCATGTAG
- the LOC114452248 gene encoding G/T mismatch-specific thymine DNA glycosylase-like isoform X2, translating to MPMAHMANPEPMMDQLEPANLAKPPAKKRGRAAQPKEPKAPKPPKVPKAPKIPKDPNAPKAKPGPKPKKATEAQGDGKQEKIDESFKKVKRKVDRFKGMSEEEVMKKTLPDLLDYNLDYVIIGINPGLMAAFIGRWFPGPGNHFWKCLFLSGFTEEQLNHMHDTTLPVKYKMGFTNMVARATPGSKDLSSKELREGGKILVEKLKKFKPLIAVFNGKCIYEMFCRELFGKKPQKLEFGLQPHKIPDCDVALYLMPSSSARCAQFPRAQDKVHFYIKLRELRDQLKGVQKSREIEEVDYSFDLTLAKEDAKRMAIKEEQYDPGYEDAYGGAYVEGGPAENQTNGHCTFSSPENTEGAPEASTSQTAEGQLPDGQWMTQSFADQIPDISGGPKDGSM from the exons ATGCCCATGGCACACATGGCTAATCCAGAACCCATGATGGACCAGCTGGAACCTGCCAACCTGGCCAAAC CTCCAGCAAAAAAGAGAGGTAGAGCAGCTCAACCCAAGGAACCGAAGGCACCCAAACCTCCTAAAGTTCCTAAGGCACCAAAGATACCTAAGGACCCAAATGCACCCAAAGCAAAGCCAGGCCCTAAACCCAAGAAGGCCACTGAAGCTCAGGGAGACGGTAAACAGGAGAAGATTGATGAGAGTTTCAAGAAGGTGAAGAGGAAAGTGGATCGATTCAAGGGAATGTCAGAGGAGGAAGTTATGAAGAAAACTCTACCAGATCTGCTGGACTATAACCTGGACTATGTCATT ATTGGTATCAATCCAGGGCTGATGGCAGCTTTTATTGGACGATGGTTTCCAGGTCCTGGAAATCATTTTT GGAAATGCCTGTTTCTGTCTGGATTCACTGAGGAGCAACTCAACCACATGCATGACACCACCCTCCCTGTCAAATACAAAATGGGATTCACCAACATGGTTGCCCGGGCAACACCAGGGAGTAAAGACCTCTCAAG TAAAGAGTTGCGTGAAGGAGGCAAAATACTTGTAGAGAAACTGAAGAAATTCAAGCCACTTATTGCTGTGTTCAATGGAAAAT GCATCTATGAAATGTTCTGCAGAGAGCTGTTCGGTAAAAAACCACAAAAACTTGAATTTGGTTTGCAGCCACACAAGATACCAGACTGTGACGTG GCTCTGTATCTGATGCCTTCATCCAGCGCCCGCTGCGCTCAGTTCCCTCGTGCTCAGGACAAAGTCCACTTCTACATCAAACTGCGGGAGCTCAGAGATCAGCTGAAGGGTGTGCAGAAAAGCAGAGAGATCGAGGAGGTTGACTACTCATTTGACCTTACGTTGGCCAAGG AGGATGCCAAGAGGATGGCTATAAAGGAGGAGCAGTATGATCCTGGTTATGAAGACGCTTACGGTGGAGCATACGTAGAGGGGGGCCCGGCAGAAAACCAGACCAATGGTCACTGTACTTTTTCATCCCCTGAAAACACAG AAGGAGCACCGGAGGCGAGCACGTCACAGACCGCAGAAGGCCAGCTCCCTGACGGACAGTGGATGACTCAGTCCTTTGCAGATCAGATTCCTGACATTAGCGGTGGACCAAAAGATGGCAGCATGTAG
- the LOC114452249 gene encoding patatin-like phospholipase domain-containing protein 2 isoform X1: MLDWVEEWNISFAGCGFRSVYYVGALSCILERVPQLVHGASKICGASSGCLVAAALTLGIPIEQICVDVLTTAKEARKHTLGVFHPTFSLLRTVRDSLQEKLPEDAHLRASGRLCVSLTRLPDGKNVLVSEFGSREELIQVLMCSCFFPVYCGFIPPSYRGVHYMDGALSNNMPLFEERNTLTMAPFSGESDICPTEGTYNFFEVHYGYVSIQVNTGNVHRICTSFLPPTPEKLAEICHNGYMDALCFLRERGLLGTQDIPRCVAAEADRPKPSCCEDYGKKVLDGQNPQQNDHQWLDQEVIENLPVTIKKVLCEACRDGHDSCSRWSQLMNFAPVKLLSLLFLPIQLIVLLIKSLISSGCVLVCRLVTSADFCRQTWSFRGGDQSSVSPEDLCSSSRSSDSGCSKLTGRDKHISNSKKSL, encoded by the exons ATGCTGGACTGGGTGGAGGAGTGGAACATTTCTTTTGCTGGCTGTGGCTTCAGGAGTGTTTACTATGTGGGAGCTCTGAGCTGTATTCTCGAGCGGGTCCCGCAGCTGGTTCACGGGGCTTCTAAAATCTGTGGAGCCTCCTCTGGTTGTCTcgtggctgcagctctgactctTGGGATTCCCATCG AGCAGATCTGCGTTGATGTTTTGACCACTGCAAAAGAGGCCAGAAAACACACCCTGGGAGTCTTCCACCCGACCTTCAGTCTGCTGCGGACCGTACGGGACTCCCTGCAGGAGAAGCTTCCAGAAGACGCCCACCTCCGGGCCTCCGGAAGGCTCTGTGTGTCCCTCACGAGGCTGCCTGATGGGAAGAACGTTTTGGTGTCAGAGTttggcagcagagaggagctgattCAG GTTCTCATGTGCAGCTGCTTTTTCCCTGTTTACTGTGGTTTCATCCCGCCTTCCTACCGCGGAGTG CACTACATGGATGGAGCTCTGAGCAACAACATGCCCCTGTTTGAGGAAAGAAACACCCTCACCATGGCTCCGTTCTCAGGTGAAAGCGACATCTGCCCCACAGAGGGCACATACAACTTCTTTGAGGTTCACTACGGCTACGTCAGCATTCAGGTCAACACCGGCAATGTGCATCGTATATGTACGTCCTTCCTGCCTCCCACACCTGAG AAGCTGGCAGAGATCTGCCACAACGGCTACATGGACGCTCTTTGTTTCCTGAGGGAACGAG GTCTGCTTGGAACGCAGGACATTCCCCGCTGTGTGGCAGCTGAGGCAGACAGACCCAAACCCTCCTGCTGTGAAGATTATGGAAAGAAGGTGTTGGATGGACAAAACCCACAGCAGAATGACCATCAGTGGCTGGACCAGGAAGTCATTGAGAACCTCCCAGTGACCATAAAGAAAG tgctgtgtgaggCATGCAGGGACGGCCATGATAGCTGCAGTCGGTGGTCTCAGCTCATGAACTTTGCTCCGGTGAAACTActgagcctcctcttcctgcccATCCAGCTGATCGTCTTACTCATTAAAAG CCTGATATCATCAGGATGTGTGTTGGTTTGCAGACTGGTAACGTCTGCAGATTTCTGCAGGCAGACATGGAGCTTCAGAGGAGGCGACCAAAGCAG TGTATCCCCAGAggatctctgcagcagcagcaggtcctctgATTCAGGCTGCAGCAAGCTCACAGGAAGAGACAAACACATTTCCAATTCCAAGAAAAGTCTCTGA
- the LOC114452249 gene encoding patatin-like phospholipase domain-containing protein 2 isoform X2 yields the protein MLDWVEEWNISFAGCGFRSVYYVGALSCILERVPQLVHGASKICGASSGCLVAAALTLGIPIEQICVDVLTTAKEARKHTLGVFHPTFSLLRTVRDSLQEKLPEDAHLRASGRLCVSLTRLPDGKNVLVSEFGSREELIQVLMCSCFFPVYCGFIPPSYRGVHYMDGALSNNMPLFEERNTLTMAPFSGESDICPTEGTYNFFEVHYGYVSIQVNTGNVHRICTSFLPPTPEKLAEICHNGYMDALCFLRERGLLGTQDIPRCVAAEADRPKPSCCEDYGKKVLDGQNPQQNDHQWLDQEVIENLPVTIKKVLCEACRDGHDSCSRWSQLMNFAPVKLLSLLFLPIQLIVLLIKRLVTSADFCRQTWSFRGGDQSSVSPEDLCSSSRSSDSGCSKLTGRDKHISNSKKSL from the exons ATGCTGGACTGGGTGGAGGAGTGGAACATTTCTTTTGCTGGCTGTGGCTTCAGGAGTGTTTACTATGTGGGAGCTCTGAGCTGTATTCTCGAGCGGGTCCCGCAGCTGGTTCACGGGGCTTCTAAAATCTGTGGAGCCTCCTCTGGTTGTCTcgtggctgcagctctgactctTGGGATTCCCATCG AGCAGATCTGCGTTGATGTTTTGACCACTGCAAAAGAGGCCAGAAAACACACCCTGGGAGTCTTCCACCCGACCTTCAGTCTGCTGCGGACCGTACGGGACTCCCTGCAGGAGAAGCTTCCAGAAGACGCCCACCTCCGGGCCTCCGGAAGGCTCTGTGTGTCCCTCACGAGGCTGCCTGATGGGAAGAACGTTTTGGTGTCAGAGTttggcagcagagaggagctgattCAG GTTCTCATGTGCAGCTGCTTTTTCCCTGTTTACTGTGGTTTCATCCCGCCTTCCTACCGCGGAGTG CACTACATGGATGGAGCTCTGAGCAACAACATGCCCCTGTTTGAGGAAAGAAACACCCTCACCATGGCTCCGTTCTCAGGTGAAAGCGACATCTGCCCCACAGAGGGCACATACAACTTCTTTGAGGTTCACTACGGCTACGTCAGCATTCAGGTCAACACCGGCAATGTGCATCGTATATGTACGTCCTTCCTGCCTCCCACACCTGAG AAGCTGGCAGAGATCTGCCACAACGGCTACATGGACGCTCTTTGTTTCCTGAGGGAACGAG GTCTGCTTGGAACGCAGGACATTCCCCGCTGTGTGGCAGCTGAGGCAGACAGACCCAAACCCTCCTGCTGTGAAGATTATGGAAAGAAGGTGTTGGATGGACAAAACCCACAGCAGAATGACCATCAGTGGCTGGACCAGGAAGTCATTGAGAACCTCCCAGTGACCATAAAGAAAG tgctgtgtgaggCATGCAGGGACGGCCATGATAGCTGCAGTCGGTGGTCTCAGCTCATGAACTTTGCTCCGGTGAAACTActgagcctcctcttcctgcccATCCAGCTGATCGTCTTACTCATTAAAAG ACTGGTAACGTCTGCAGATTTCTGCAGGCAGACATGGAGCTTCAGAGGAGGCGACCAAAGCAG TGTATCCCCAGAggatctctgcagcagcagcaggtcctctgATTCAGGCTGCAGCAAGCTCACAGGAAGAGACAAACACATTTCCAATTCCAAGAAAAGTCTCTGA
- the LOC114452249 gene encoding patatin-like phospholipase domain-containing protein 2 isoform X3, with the protein MLDWVEEWNISFAGCGFRSVYYVGALSCILERVPQLVHGASKICGASSGCLVAAALTLGIPIEQICVDVLTTAKEARKHTLGVFHPTFSLLRTVRDSLQEKLPEDAHLRASGRLCVSLTRLPDGKNVLVSEFGSREELIQVLMCSCFFPVYCGFIPPSYRGVHYMDGALSNNMPLFEERNTLTMAPFSGESDICPTEGTYNFFEVHYGYVSIQVNTGNVHRICTSFLPPTPEKLAEICHNGYMDALCFLRERGLLGTQDIPRCVAAEADRPKPSCCEDYGKKVLDGQNPQQNDHQWLDQEVIENLPVTIKKVLCEACRDGHDSCSRWSQLMNFAPVKLLSLLFLPIQLIVLLIKRQTWSFRGGDQSSVSPEDLCSSSRSSDSGCSKLTGRDKHISNSKKSL; encoded by the exons ATGCTGGACTGGGTGGAGGAGTGGAACATTTCTTTTGCTGGCTGTGGCTTCAGGAGTGTTTACTATGTGGGAGCTCTGAGCTGTATTCTCGAGCGGGTCCCGCAGCTGGTTCACGGGGCTTCTAAAATCTGTGGAGCCTCCTCTGGTTGTCTcgtggctgcagctctgactctTGGGATTCCCATCG AGCAGATCTGCGTTGATGTTTTGACCACTGCAAAAGAGGCCAGAAAACACACCCTGGGAGTCTTCCACCCGACCTTCAGTCTGCTGCGGACCGTACGGGACTCCCTGCAGGAGAAGCTTCCAGAAGACGCCCACCTCCGGGCCTCCGGAAGGCTCTGTGTGTCCCTCACGAGGCTGCCTGATGGGAAGAACGTTTTGGTGTCAGAGTttggcagcagagaggagctgattCAG GTTCTCATGTGCAGCTGCTTTTTCCCTGTTTACTGTGGTTTCATCCCGCCTTCCTACCGCGGAGTG CACTACATGGATGGAGCTCTGAGCAACAACATGCCCCTGTTTGAGGAAAGAAACACCCTCACCATGGCTCCGTTCTCAGGTGAAAGCGACATCTGCCCCACAGAGGGCACATACAACTTCTTTGAGGTTCACTACGGCTACGTCAGCATTCAGGTCAACACCGGCAATGTGCATCGTATATGTACGTCCTTCCTGCCTCCCACACCTGAG AAGCTGGCAGAGATCTGCCACAACGGCTACATGGACGCTCTTTGTTTCCTGAGGGAACGAG GTCTGCTTGGAACGCAGGACATTCCCCGCTGTGTGGCAGCTGAGGCAGACAGACCCAAACCCTCCTGCTGTGAAGATTATGGAAAGAAGGTGTTGGATGGACAAAACCCACAGCAGAATGACCATCAGTGGCTGGACCAGGAAGTCATTGAGAACCTCCCAGTGACCATAAAGAAAG tgctgtgtgaggCATGCAGGGACGGCCATGATAGCTGCAGTCGGTGGTCTCAGCTCATGAACTTTGCTCCGGTGAAACTActgagcctcctcttcctgcccATCCAGCTGATCGTCTTACTCATTAAAAG GCAGACATGGAGCTTCAGAGGAGGCGACCAAAGCAG TGTATCCCCAGAggatctctgcagcagcagcaggtcctctgATTCAGGCTGCAGCAAGCTCACAGGAAGAGACAAACACATTTCCAATTCCAAGAAAAGTCTCTGA
- the LOC114452251 gene encoding transmembrane protein 14A-like: protein MAVDWIGFSYAAAIVFGGFMGYKRKGSVMSLMAGLVFGGLSAYGAFNISLDTKDIKISLLASGILSVIMGMRYKKSGKLMPAGIMAGLSLLMVFRLLLLIIA from the coding sequence ATGGCAGTGGACTGGATTGGATTTAGCTATGCTGCAGCCATCGTCTTTGGAGGATTTATGGGATACAAGAGAAAAGGCAGTGTGATGTCTCTGATGGCTGGTTTAGTTTTTGGTGGATTGTCTGCTTATGGTGCCTTTAACATCTCTTTGGATACAAAGGACATCAAGATCTCACTGCTTGCCTCTGGCATCCTATCGGTCATCATGGGAATGAGATACAAAAAGTCTGGGAAACTGATGCCTGCTGGGATTATGGCTGGGTTAAGTTTGCTCATGGTGTTTCGCCTGTTACTGCTGATCATAGCGTGA
- the LOC114452561 gene encoding patatin-like phospholipase domain-containing protein 2 gives MFDLSKEWSISFAGCGFMGIYYAGATSCILERFPRLIQDATKIYGSSAGALMAAVLTLGIPLEKCCANLMFVAKEARKHALGPLHPAFNLLQIVQDSLLGHLPEDAHLRATGRLSVSLTRVPDGKNELVSEFETRDELIQALICSCFVPFYCGVIPPTYRGVHYVDGAVSDNLPQCHLKQTITFSAYAGESDICPRGDTLNFHEVRFNNVSIQVTPENLYRVTSTFFPPGPEAMAEICHNGYMDALRFLQENKLISSESPMRCLDSPKPSWSEEEEGEKNLAEAEESTQESGQKHDHRWWLDSQLPVSIQKVLCNACREANSAGGLLSHMTEYLPKKVTSYLQIPCTLPVESACSLAQRLVDWIPEVPRDMSWFYGMVGDIYKQALKEDEEYIESEAPMRRSTSLPLGLNLWNQDKENTVDFPLTPEATPTSSHTFTWSSPSSSDYRPLTPPPTPTASGSSKFDDAGTKSPPSAGRGWALGRAVGWLRNIRSEQSETIKTEDSLSAFK, from the exons ATGTTTGATCTGTCCAAAGAGTGGAGCATCTCCTTTGCAGGATGCGGGTTCATGGGGATTTATTATGCTGGGGCCACAAGCTGTATCCTTGAACGGTTTCCTCGCCTCATTCAAGACGCTACTAAAATATACGGATCCTCTGCTGGGGCTTTAATGGCTGCTGTTCTTACTTTAGGGATCCCTCTGG AGAAATGTTGTGCCAACTTAATGTTCGTGGCTAAAGAGGCCAGGAAGCACGCACTGGGGCCCCTGCACCCAGCGTTCAACCTTCTGCAGATAGTCCAGGACTCACTCCTGGGGCACCTACCAGAGGACGCCCACCTTCGAGCCACTGGGAGGCTCAGCGTGTCCCTGACCAGAGTGCCTGATGGGAAGAATGAGTTAGTGTCCGAGTTCGAGACCAGAGACGAGCTCATTCAG GCCCTTATATGCAGCTGCTTTGTTCCTTTTTACTGTGGAGTTATTCCCCCCACCTACCGTGGAGTG CACTATGTGGACGGTGCCGTCAGTGACAACCTGCCACAGTGTCACCTGAAGCAAACCATCACCTTCTCTGCTTACGCCGGCGAGAGCGACATCTGCCCGCGGGGGGACACGCTGAACTTCCACGAGGTGCGCTTCAACAACGTCAGCATCCAGGTGACCCCGGAGAACCTGTACAGAGTGACCAGCACCTTCTTTCCACCAGGGCCTGAG GCCATGGCTGAAATCTGCCACAATGGCTACATGGATGCTCTTCGTTTCCTGCAAGAAAACA AATTGATCAGCAGTGAGTCTCCCATGAGATGTTTGGACTCTCCCAAACCTTCctggagtgaggaggaggagggggagaagaatCTGGCTGAAGCTGAAGAGTCCACACAGGAGAGTGGACAGAAACACGACCATCGCTGGTGGTTGGATTCACAGCTCCCTGTTTCCATTCAAAAGG tgctgtgcaaCGCCTGCAGAGAGGCAAACTCCGCTGGTGGTCTGCTGTCCCACATGACCGAGTACCTGCCCAAGAAGGTGACCTCCTACCTGCAGATCCCCTGTACTCTGCCTGTAGAGTCAGCCTGCTCCTTAGCTCAGAG GCTTGTGGACTGGATCCCTGAAGTGCCGAGGGACATGAGCTGGTTCTATGGCATGGTTGGAGACATATACAAGCAGGCGTTGAAGGAGGACGAGGAGTACATCGAGAG TGAGGCGCCCATGCGCAGATCCACCAGCCTGCCTTTAGGTCTCAACCTGTGGAATCAGGACAAGGAAAACACCGTCGATTTCCCACTGACACCTGAGGCCACTCCCACCTCTAGCCATACCTTTACCTGGAGCTCGCCCAGCAGCTCTGATTACAGGCCCCTCACTCCACCCCCTACACCCACCGCCAGCGGGAGCTCTAAGTTTGACGACGCTGGCACGAAGTCACCTCCCAGTGCAGGTAGAGGCTGGGCTTTGGGCAGAGCTGTGGGGTGGCTGCGCAACATCAGGTCAGAGCAAAGTGAAACCATCAAAACAGAAGACTCCCTTTCTGCGTTCAAGTAA